The following are encoded in a window of Saccharothrix longispora genomic DNA:
- a CDS encoding methylmalonyl-CoA mutase family protein, with the protein MEPSGELALAAEFPTPDREAWLDLVRGVLRKSGADFGSLVTTTYDGIDVQPLYTAADEAPAAGFPGLPPFTRGGRPQGSVDGWDVRQQHRVADRDAVTADLENGVTSLWLKGLDPASYDDVLADVYLDLAPVVVDGGADFLAAGRAMLRVWDQRPVLPSQVRGNVGADPLGVRARTGQPADLAALTDLLGKARGFPELRVVVVDGLPFHEAGGSDAQELGASLAAGVAYLRHLTEAGLTAAEAVRLLEFRYAATADQFLTIAKFRAARRLWARVTEVSGAPAPQLQHAVTSPAMMTRRDPWVNMLRTTVACFGAGLGGADAVTVLPFDAAIGLADDFSRRIARNTQSLLLEESKLAGVIDPAGGSWYVEKLTDDLARAAWDWFRRIEAAGGLPKAFDLVAGEIAETWAKRRENLADRTDAITGVSEFPDPTERPVVRPPAPGEPGAGEPGAGKPGAGERAGGLPRVRYAQEYEALRDAADAAPERPKVFLATLGPVAAHTARATFAANLFQAGGIETPSAGPTRTADDVVAAFRASGARVACLCGSDKGYAELAAPVADALREAGAERVLLAGRTSDASIDEHVFTGCKALDVLERTFDLLGVQR; encoded by the coding sequence ATGGAACCGTCAGGCGAGTTGGCGCTGGCCGCCGAGTTCCCCACCCCCGACCGGGAGGCGTGGCTCGACCTCGTGCGCGGCGTGCTCCGCAAGTCGGGCGCCGACTTCGGGTCGCTGGTCACCACCACCTACGACGGCATCGACGTGCAGCCGCTCTACACCGCCGCCGACGAGGCCCCGGCCGCCGGGTTCCCCGGCCTGCCCCCCTTCACCAGGGGCGGCCGGCCGCAGGGCTCGGTCGACGGCTGGGACGTCCGCCAGCAGCACCGGGTCGCCGACCGGGACGCGGTGACGGCCGACCTGGAGAACGGCGTCACGTCGCTGTGGCTCAAGGGCCTCGACCCCGCCTCGTACGACGACGTGCTCGCCGACGTCTACCTCGACCTGGCGCCCGTGGTCGTCGACGGCGGCGCGGACTTCCTCGCCGCCGGGCGCGCCATGCTGCGGGTCTGGGACCAGCGGCCCGTGCTGCCGAGCCAGGTGCGCGGCAACGTCGGCGCGGACCCCCTGGGCGTGCGGGCCCGCACCGGGCAGCCCGCCGACCTGGCCGCCCTCACCGACCTGCTCGGCAAGGCCCGCGGGTTCCCCGAGCTGCGCGTCGTCGTCGTGGACGGCCTGCCGTTCCACGAGGCGGGCGGGTCCGACGCCCAGGAGCTGGGCGCGTCCCTCGCGGCCGGCGTCGCGTACCTGAGGCACCTCACCGAGGCGGGCCTGACCGCGGCCGAGGCCGTGCGGCTGCTGGAGTTCCGGTACGCGGCCACCGCCGACCAGTTCCTCACCATCGCGAAGTTCCGCGCCGCCCGGCGGCTGTGGGCGCGGGTCACCGAGGTCTCCGGCGCACCCGCCCCGCAGCTCCAGCACGCGGTGACCTCGCCCGCGATGATGACCCGACGCGACCCGTGGGTGAACATGCTGCGCACCACCGTGGCGTGCTTCGGCGCGGGCCTGGGCGGCGCGGACGCGGTGACCGTGCTGCCGTTCGACGCGGCCATCGGCCTGGCCGACGACTTCTCCCGGCGCATCGCGCGCAACACCCAGTCGCTGCTGCTGGAGGAGTCGAAGCTGGCGGGCGTGATCGACCCGGCGGGCGGCTCCTGGTACGTGGAGAAGCTGACCGACGACCTGGCGCGCGCCGCCTGGGACTGGTTCCGCCGCATCGAGGCCGCGGGCGGCCTGCCGAAGGCGTTCGACCTGGTCGCGGGCGAGATCGCGGAGACGTGGGCGAAGCGGCGGGAGAACCTGGCCGACCGCACCGACGCCATCACCGGCGTCAGCGAGTTCCCGGACCCGACCGAGCGGCCCGTCGTGCGCCCGCCCGCGCCCGGGGAGCCGGGTGCCGGGGAACCGGGTGCGGGGAAGCCGGGTGCGGGGGAGCGGGCGGGCGGCCTGCCGCGCGTCCGCTACGCCCAGGAGTACGAGGCGCTGCGCGACGCCGCCGACGCGGCCCCCGAGCGGCCCAAGGTCTTCCTGGCCACGCTCGGCCCGGTCGCCGCGCACACCGCGCGCGCCACGTTCGCCGCCAACCTGTTCCAGGCGGGCGGCATCGAGACGCCGAGCGCCGGCCCGACGAGGACCGCGGACGACGTCGTCGCGGCGTTCCGCGCCAGCGGCGCCCGCGTCGCCTGCCTGTGCGGCAGCGACAAGGGCTACGCCGAACTGGCCGCGCCCGTCGCCGACGCGCTGCGCGAGGCGGGCGCCGAACGGGTCCTGCTGGCCGGGAGGACGTCCGACGCGTCGATCGACGAGCACGTCTTCACCGGGTGCAAGGCGCTCGACGTCCTGGAGCGCACCTTCGACCTCCTCGGAGTGCAGCGATGA
- a CDS encoding serine/threonine-protein kinase: MEEEQGSTGGDRLIAGRYRLRHVLGRGSMGTVWAAHDEVLRRDVAVKEILRPAEASDGEAALLRERTLREARSAAALAHPNLVTLYDVAQVDGDPYVVMELVVSSSLAEIVRQRGPLTDAQGAVVADAVAAGLEAAHRAGITHRDVKPGNVLVADDGRVKLTDFGIARNVAEATLTSRGITLGTPAYIAPEVAAGEVVSPVADQWSLGATLFHAMTGRQPYEGANVLQTINQVVEGDVPSATACGALAPVVTGLMTKDPAERMPLAEVRRLVRPLLPDPGTDVFPAGAETRPVVRVVRPPLVKPRIAPDTPLADDPGPLPFPVSPTATRSPSRSHPLMSALVALGAAVLFAIGGASGFALTRTVAGAPLLPPPADTGTPSLPAITEPPSFAPTTASAASAKGEQGAEFTIDVGPDWTGFLEQRTNEGLAPGTVVHLVAPGGVHEVTVQRFPDYYPAHDVGDYIASVRAKWGEDYFYETPAEPTDVLPPGGPEQGVGYSYRTAERATVLSRAGAPAPPDLRRTHYSRVLPRGADLWVVEVVVPTEQEATGRDLFTTIAPTLVVTG; the protein is encoded by the coding sequence GTGGAGGAAGAACAGGGGTCGACCGGGGGCGACCGCCTGATCGCGGGGCGCTACCGTCTCCGGCACGTCCTGGGCCGGGGGTCGATGGGCACGGTCTGGGCGGCGCACGACGAGGTGCTGCGCCGCGACGTGGCCGTCAAGGAGATCCTCCGCCCCGCGGAGGCGTCGGACGGCGAGGCGGCGCTGCTGCGCGAGCGGACGTTGCGCGAGGCCCGCTCGGCCGCGGCGCTGGCGCACCCGAACCTGGTGACGCTCTACGACGTCGCCCAGGTCGACGGCGACCCCTACGTCGTCATGGAACTGGTCGTCTCGTCCTCCCTGGCCGAGATCGTGCGGCAGCGCGGACCGCTCACCGACGCGCAGGGCGCGGTCGTCGCGGACGCCGTCGCCGCGGGCCTGGAGGCCGCGCACCGGGCGGGCATCACGCACCGGGACGTGAAGCCGGGCAACGTGCTGGTCGCCGACGACGGCCGGGTGAAGCTGACCGACTTCGGGATCGCCCGCAACGTCGCCGAGGCGACGCTCACCAGCCGGGGCATCACGCTCGGCACACCCGCCTACATCGCGCCCGAGGTGGCCGCGGGCGAAGTGGTGTCGCCGGTCGCCGACCAGTGGTCGCTCGGCGCGACCCTGTTCCACGCGATGACCGGCCGGCAGCCGTACGAGGGCGCGAACGTGCTCCAGACGATCAACCAGGTCGTCGAGGGCGACGTGCCGTCCGCGACGGCGTGCGGCGCGCTGGCTCCGGTGGTGACCGGCCTGATGACGAAGGACCCGGCCGAGCGGATGCCGCTGGCCGAGGTGCGCCGCCTGGTGCGCCCGCTGCTGCCCGACCCCGGGACGGACGTGTTCCCGGCCGGCGCGGAGACCCGACCGGTCGTGCGGGTGGTGCGCCCGCCGCTGGTGAAGCCGCGGATCGCGCCGGACACGCCGCTGGCCGACGACCCCGGCCCCCTGCCGTTCCCGGTGTCCCCCACCGCGACCCGCTCGCCGAGCCGGTCGCACCCCCTGATGTCGGCGCTGGTGGCGCTGGGCGCCGCGGTGCTGTTCGCGATCGGCGGCGCCTCGGGCTTCGCGCTGACCCGGACCGTGGCCGGCGCCCCGCTGCTGCCGCCGCCCGCGGACACCGGGACGCCGTCCCTGCCCGCGATCACCGAGCCCCCGTCGTTCGCCCCGACCACCGCCTCGGCCGCGTCGGCGAAGGGCGAGCAGGGCGCCGAATTCACCATCGACGTCGGCCCGGACTGGACGGGCTTCCTGGAGCAGCGGACCAACGAGGGCCTGGCGCCGGGCACCGTCGTGCACCTGGTCGCGCCCGGCGGGGTGCACGAGGTGACGGTGCAGCGCTTCCCGGACTACTACCCGGCGCACGACGTCGGGGACTACATCGCCTCCGTCCGGGCGAAGTGGGGCGAGGACTACTTCTACGAGACGCCGGCGGAGCCCACCGACGTCCTCCCGCCGGGCGGCCCCGAGCAGGGGGTCGGCTACAGCTACCGCACGGCCGAGCGCGCCACGGTCCTGTCGCGCGCGGGCGCCCCGGCGCCACCCGACCTGCGCCGCACCCACTACTCCCGCGTCCTGCCGCGCGGGGCCGACCTGTGGGTGGTGGAGGTCGTGGTGCCGACGGAGCAGGAGGCGACGGGGCGGGACCTGTTCACGACGATCGCGCCGACGCTCGTGGTGACCGGCTAG
- a CDS encoding purine-nucleoside phosphorylase, whose amino-acid sequence MTAISENTTPEALATEAAQALAERTGVGKHDIAVVLGSGWRPAADLIGEPAAEVPMAELPGFAAPTAVGHGGTLRSVPVGDKNVLVMLGRTHGYEGKGVERVVHGVRTAAAAGVRAVVLTNAAGGLRQGMSVGQPVLISDHLNLTASSPLVGARFVDLTDLYSPRLRDLARRIDPSLEEGVYAGLPGPHFETPAEIRMLRTMGADLVGMSTVLEAIAARAEGVEVFGLSLVTNLAAGITGEPLNHQEVLEAGQAAASRMGALLRDLVTRADLVARA is encoded by the coding sequence GTGACCGCCATCAGTGAGAACACCACACCGGAGGCCCTGGCCACGGAGGCCGCCCAGGCGCTGGCCGAGCGGACCGGGGTGGGCAAGCACGACATCGCCGTCGTCCTCGGCTCGGGTTGGCGCCCGGCCGCCGACCTGATCGGGGAACCCGCCGCCGAGGTGCCGATGGCCGAGCTGCCCGGCTTCGCGGCGCCCACCGCCGTCGGGCACGGCGGGACGCTGCGGTCGGTGCCGGTCGGCGACAAGAACGTGCTGGTCATGCTCGGTCGGACGCACGGGTACGAGGGCAAGGGCGTCGAGCGGGTCGTGCACGGCGTGCGCACCGCCGCCGCGGCCGGGGTGCGCGCGGTCGTCCTGACCAACGCCGCCGGCGGCCTGCGGCAGGGCATGTCGGTCGGGCAGCCCGTGCTGATCAGCGACCACCTGAACCTCACCGCGTCGTCGCCGCTGGTCGGGGCGCGGTTCGTGGACCTGACCGACCTGTACTCGCCGCGGCTGCGCGACCTCGCCCGGCGGATCGACCCGTCGCTGGAGGAGGGCGTCTACGCGGGCCTGCCCGGTCCGCACTTCGAGACGCCCGCCGAGATCCGGATGCTGCGCACCATGGGCGCCGACCTGGTCGGCATGTCCACCGTGCTGGAGGCCATCGCGGCCCGCGCCGAGGGCGTCGAGGTGTTCGGGCTGTCCCTGGTCACGAACCTCGCCGCGGGCATCACGGGCGAGCCGCTCAACCACCAGGAGGTGCTGGAGGCCGGGCAGGCCGCCGCGAGCCGGATGGGCGCGCTCCTGCGCGACCTGGTGACCCGCGCGGACCTGGTGGCGCGGGCATGA
- a CDS encoding phospho-sugar mutase, protein MSLAPASRDAAFRWIADDPDPATRAELQGVLARAMGGDPVAADELADRMNGPLTFGTAGLRGPVRAGPNGMNRAVVVRTTAGLAAWLTANGHTGTVFVGRDARHGSEDFAAAAAGVLAAAGFDVRALPRPLPTPVLAFLVKRHGAVAGVQITASHNPPADNGYKLYLAGGGQIVPPEDREIEAAIRAVPAAVSVPLAGSWGTVTDAEVDEYLERVASLPRGTARDLRVVLTPMHGVGGATAVEALRRAGFTDVRVVREQAVPDADFPTVAFPNPEEPGAADRLLALAAEVDADLAIALDPDADRCALGVRGRDGSWRMLRGDETGVLLGSLVLSTVDRPAPLVATTIVSSSLLGSVAAAHGARYAETLTGFKWLVRAGEGLVFAYEEALGTCVDPDAVNDKDGISAAVLACDLAAGLKASGRDLLDALDQLAVDHGLHLTDQVSLRFTDLSLIGSLMARLRAEPPAGFAFEDLLPRADVVRLTADGVRVVVRPSGTEPKLKAYLEVVEPVSDDLPAARERATTRLAELRARVSELLAT, encoded by the coding sequence ATGAGCCTGGCACCGGCGTCGCGCGACGCCGCGTTCCGGTGGATCGCCGACGACCCCGACCCGGCCACCCGCGCCGAGCTCCAGGGCGTGCTGGCGCGGGCCATGGGCGGCGACCCGGTGGCGGCCGACGAACTGGCCGACCGGATGAACGGGCCGCTCACGTTCGGCACCGCCGGGCTGCGCGGCCCCGTGCGCGCCGGGCCCAACGGCATGAACCGGGCCGTCGTCGTGCGCACCACGGCCGGGCTGGCCGCGTGGCTCACGGCGAACGGGCACACCGGCACGGTGTTCGTCGGCCGCGACGCCCGGCACGGCTCGGAGGACTTCGCCGCCGCGGCGGCCGGGGTGCTGGCCGCCGCCGGTTTCGACGTGCGCGCACTCCCCCGGCCGCTGCCGACGCCGGTCCTCGCGTTCCTGGTCAAGCGGCACGGCGCGGTGGCGGGCGTGCAGATCACCGCCTCGCACAACCCGCCCGCGGACAACGGCTACAAGCTGTACCTGGCGGGCGGCGGGCAGATCGTGCCGCCGGAGGACCGGGAGATCGAGGCCGCGATCCGCGCGGTGCCCGCGGCGGTGTCCGTGCCGCTGGCGGGGTCGTGGGGGACCGTGACCGACGCCGAGGTGGACGAGTACCTGGAGCGGGTCGCGTCGCTGCCCCGCGGCACGGCGCGCGACCTGCGGGTGGTGTTGACGCCGATGCACGGCGTGGGTGGCGCGACGGCCGTGGAGGCGTTGCGGCGGGCCGGGTTCACCGACGTGCGGGTCGTGCGCGAGCAGGCCGTGCCGGACGCGGACTTCCCCACCGTGGCGTTCCCCAACCCGGAGGAGCCCGGTGCGGCGGACCGCCTGCTCGCGCTCGCCGCGGAGGTCGACGCGGACCTGGCGATCGCGCTCGACCCGGACGCCGACCGGTGCGCGCTGGGCGTGCGGGGGCGCGACGGGTCGTGGCGGATGCTGCGCGGCGACGAGACCGGCGTGCTGCTCGGTTCGCTCGTCCTGTCCACGGTGGACCGGCCGGCCCCGCTGGTGGCCACCACGATCGTGTCGTCGTCGCTGCTGGGGTCCGTCGCGGCGGCGCACGGCGCCCGGTACGCGGAGACGCTCACCGGGTTCAAGTGGCTGGTCCGCGCGGGCGAGGGGCTGGTGTTCGCCTACGAGGAGGCGCTGGGCACCTGCGTCGACCCGGACGCGGTGAACGACAAGGACGGCATCTCGGCGGCCGTCCTGGCGTGCGACCTGGCGGCGGGTCTGAAGGCGTCCGGCCGCGACCTGCTCGACGCGCTCGACCAGCTCGCCGTCGACCACGGCCTGCACCTGACCGACCAGGTGTCGCTGCGGTTCACCGACCTGTCGCTGATCGGGTCGCTGATGGCACGCCTGCGCGCCGAGCCGCCGGCCGGTTTCGCCTTCGAGGACCTGCTGCCGCGGGCCGACGTGGTGCGGCTGACGGCCGACGGCGTGCGGGTCGTCGTGCGGCCGTCCGGCACCGAGCCGAAGCTGAAGGCGTACCTGGAGGTCGTCGAACCCGTGTCGGACGACCTGCCGGCGGCCCGGGAACGCGCCACGACCCGGCTGGCCGAGCTGCGCGCCCGCGTGTCGGAACTGCTCGCGACCTGA
- a CDS encoding flavodoxin family protein produces the protein MPRLLIVHHTPSPAMHELFEAVVAGANDPEVAGVEVVRVPALSATASDVLAADGFVLGTPVNIGYVSGALKHFFDTVYYPCLDATRGRPFGAYVHGNQGTEGAVRAIRDITTGLGWAPVGETVSITGAPDRAARERCYELGGVVAATIV, from the coding sequence GTGCCGCGCCTGCTGATCGTCCACCACACCCCCTCACCGGCGATGCACGAGCTGTTCGAGGCCGTCGTGGCCGGGGCGAACGACCCGGAGGTCGCGGGGGTCGAGGTGGTGCGCGTGCCGGCGCTGTCCGCGACGGCGTCCGACGTGCTCGCGGCCGACGGGTTCGTGCTCGGCACGCCCGTCAACATCGGGTACGTCAGCGGCGCGTTGAAGCACTTCTTCGACACCGTCTACTACCCGTGCCTCGACGCCACCCGCGGCCGGCCGTTCGGCGCCTACGTGCACGGCAACCAGGGCACCGAGGGCGCGGTGAGGGCGATCCGGGACATCACGACCGGGCTCGGGTGGGCACCGGTGGGCGAGACCGTGTCGATCACCGGCGCACCGGACCGGGCCGCGCGGGAGCGGTGCTACGAGCTGGGCGGCGTGGTCGCCGCCACGATCGTGTGA
- a CDS encoding aldo/keto reductase — protein MGMSQSYGAGDERESITTVHRALDLGVVLLDTADVYGAGANEELVGRAVADRRDRVVLATKFSLADPDRRPRGDAAYVRQAAEASLRRLGVDHVDLYYQHRVDPTVPVEETIGAMAELVAEGKVRHLGMSEASAATIRRAHAVHPIAALQSEWSLWTRDVEAEVVPACRELGIGLVPFSPLGRGFLTGRVRSVDDLADDDVRRGLPRFAEENFARNTAIVEALRALADERGVTAGQLALAWVHHQGADVVPIPGTKRVGYLEENVAAADLELTDDDLRVIGAVASTVAGERYTPEMLELSNG, from the coding sequence ATGGGCATGAGCCAGTCGTACGGCGCGGGCGACGAACGCGAGTCGATCACCACCGTCCACCGCGCCCTCGACCTCGGCGTCGTGCTCCTCGACACGGCCGACGTCTACGGCGCGGGCGCCAACGAGGAACTGGTGGGGAGGGCTGTCGCGGACCGCCGCGACCGGGTCGTCCTCGCGACCAAGTTCTCCCTCGCCGACCCCGATCGCCGCCCGCGCGGGGACGCGGCGTACGTGCGGCAGGCGGCCGAGGCGTCGCTGCGGCGGCTCGGCGTCGACCACGTGGACCTGTACTACCAGCACCGCGTCGACCCGACCGTGCCCGTCGAGGAGACCATCGGCGCGATGGCCGAGCTGGTCGCGGAGGGCAAGGTGCGGCACCTCGGCATGTCCGAGGCGTCCGCCGCCACGATCCGCCGCGCCCACGCCGTGCACCCGATCGCCGCGCTCCAGAGCGAGTGGTCGCTGTGGACGCGCGACGTCGAGGCGGAAGTGGTGCCCGCGTGCCGCGAGCTGGGCATCGGCCTCGTGCCGTTCTCACCGCTCGGGCGGGGCTTCCTGACCGGCCGCGTCCGGTCCGTCGACGACCTGGCCGACGACGACGTGCGCCGCGGCCTCCCGCGGTTCGCGGAGGAGAACTTCGCCCGCAACACCGCGATCGTCGAGGCGCTCCGCGCGCTGGCGGACGAGCGCGGCGTCACCGCGGGTCAGCTCGCCCTGGCGTGGGTGCACCACCAGGGGGCGGACGTCGTGCCGATCCCCGGGACCAAGCGGGTGGGCTACCTGGAGGAGAACGTCGCCGCCGCGGACCTGGAGCTGACGGACGACGACCTGCGGGTGATCGGGGCCGTCGCGTCGACCGTCGCCGGCGAGCGGTACACGCCCGAGATGCTCGAGCTGTCCAACGGCTGA
- a CDS encoding MerR family transcriptional regulator has protein sequence MTYSIAQAAQRSGLSIDTLRYYERIGLVDPPARDSGGRRTYSDDDLGWLHFLTRMRTTGMPIRMMREYAQLRHRGAATAGRRKQLLFEHRASVRARIADLQSCLEVLDYKISHYEQIEHTFVEGITA, from the coding sequence GTGACTTACTCGATCGCCCAGGCGGCGCAGCGCAGCGGGCTGTCCATCGACACGCTGCGCTACTACGAACGCATCGGCCTGGTGGACCCGCCCGCGAGGGACTCGGGCGGGCGGCGCACCTACAGCGACGACGACCTGGGCTGGCTCCACTTCCTCACCCGCATGCGCACGACCGGCATGCCGATCCGCATGATGCGCGAGTACGCGCAGCTCAGGCACCGCGGCGCGGCGACCGCGGGCCGGCGCAAGCAGTTGCTGTTCGAGCACCGCGCGTCGGTGCGGGCGCGGATCGCCGACTTGCAGTCCTGCCTGGAGGTGCTGGACTACAAGATCTCCCACTACGAGCAGATCGAGCACACCTTCGTGGAAGGGATCACGGCGTGA
- a CDS encoding type II toxin-antitoxin system death-on-curing family toxin, producing the protein MVNYLDAGDLLVLATAVTGGDLVVRDLGLLDSAAHRPRATVLGVEAYDTLWLKAAALLDSIVRTRPLVEGNWRLGWVAAVALCDINGWWIDAEEDEALDLVRALGREQIDVAGMAAHLEAWGLPKDD; encoded by the coding sequence GTGGTCAACTACCTCGACGCCGGCGACTTGCTCGTGCTGGCGACCGCCGTCACAGGCGGGGACCTGGTCGTGCGCGACTTAGGTCTCCTCGACTCCGCAGCCCACCGTCCCAGGGCAACAGTGCTGGGGGTCGAGGCGTACGACACGCTCTGGCTGAAAGCCGCCGCCCTGCTCGACTCGATCGTGCGCACCCGTCCCCTCGTCGAGGGCAACTGGCGGCTCGGCTGGGTCGCGGCCGTCGCGCTGTGCGACATCAACGGCTGGTGGATCGACGCGGAGGAGGACGAGGCGCTCGACCTCGTCCGCGCCCTCGGTCGGGAGCAGATCGACGTCGCCGGCATGGCGGCCCACCTGGAGGCGTGGGGCCTGCCCAAGGATGACTGA
- a CDS encoding type II toxin-antitoxin system VapB family antitoxin, which yields MAMTLRLSDEENRRLDELAAAEGRSKQEVVRLALAERWARLQKEEQLSEVLGRVLPKYRGLLDRLGSA from the coding sequence ATGGCGATGACCCTGCGTCTGAGCGACGAGGAGAACCGGCGGCTCGACGAGCTCGCCGCGGCCGAGGGACGTTCCAAGCAAGAGGTGGTGCGCCTGGCGCTCGCCGAGCGCTGGGCGAGGTTGCAGAAGGAGGAGCAGCTGTCCGAGGTGCTCGGGCGCGTGCTCCCCAAGTACCGCGGCCTGCTCGACCGGCTCGGTTCCGCTTGA
- a CDS encoding TetR/AcrR family transcriptional regulator, giving the protein MPRPKTHDDALRARLLVRAGELLSAEGPGALSLRRLAADVNTSTTAVYSLFGGKPALLNALYEEAFHRFGERLAEVPLTADPVEDLVQLGLGYRRGALAEPQFYLVMHSKSVPGFEPSAEVFAASCATVAPLLERVLRVLEAGLFEGEPTTEVAARLAVGVWGSVHGLLTLELNGNLPATLDVDAIYESALRALTGGWRRR; this is encoded by the coding sequence GTGCCGCGCCCCAAGACGCACGACGACGCTCTCCGCGCCCGCTTGCTCGTCCGCGCAGGCGAGCTGCTGTCCGCGGAAGGGCCGGGAGCACTGAGCTTGCGCAGGCTGGCGGCCGATGTCAACACCTCGACCACCGCGGTCTACTCGCTGTTCGGCGGCAAGCCGGCACTGCTCAACGCCCTCTACGAGGAGGCGTTCCACCGTTTCGGTGAACGGCTGGCGGAGGTGCCGCTGACCGCCGACCCCGTCGAGGACCTCGTGCAGCTCGGTCTCGGCTACCGGCGCGGCGCACTCGCCGAACCGCAGTTCTACCTGGTGATGCACAGCAAGTCCGTGCCGGGCTTCGAGCCGTCCGCCGAGGTGTTCGCGGCCTCCTGCGCGACCGTCGCCCCGCTGCTGGAGCGGGTCCTGCGCGTCCTGGAGGCGGGCCTGTTCGAGGGCGAGCCGACCACGGAGGTCGCGGCGCGGCTCGCGGTGGGCGTGTGGGGCTCGGTGCACGGCCTGCTGACCCTGGAGCTGAACGGCAACCTGCCTGCCACGCTGGACGTGGACGCGATCTACGAGAGCGCCTTGCGCGCCCTCACCGGCGGCTGGCGCCGCCGGTGA
- a CDS encoding glycoside hydrolase family 18 protein — protein MSSRRWVFPALLATALAASLAPQAAAHGDDRHGGDRHAGGTKTRTVGYYTQWSGYDRNFLVKNLVTNGTAPRLTHLNYAFGFLDEGGACVSSDPWADYQRPFTAEQSVSGKADEAGQALSGNLNQLKQLKAKYPKLRINISLGGWTGSKYFSNAALTPRSRAAHVASCVDMWLKGDLPGLAPGAAAGVFDGIDLDWEWPASEAAPGNVVRPEDKENFTALLVEYRKQLGKLTWRTGRTYDLTAFLPADPRQVDRGFEVSRVFGLLTFGTIQGYDYHGAWDPQTNQQSSIRTPAGDPAPLPFSSQVAIDHYLKNGAPKNKVVMGVPFYSRGWTGVTNADNGLFQDATGPAPATYEAGYEDYRVLKAQLPRFTVHRDTRAGHAWLFDGTTFWTWDDPTEMKRKGRYVADRRLGGAMIWSLDGDTADGELIKALTSGLS, from the coding sequence ATGTCGAGCAGGAGATGGGTGTTCCCCGCCCTCCTGGCCACCGCACTGGCCGCCTCCCTGGCGCCCCAGGCCGCCGCCCACGGCGACGACCGGCACGGCGGCGACCGCCACGCCGGCGGGACGAAGACCCGCACCGTGGGGTACTACACCCAGTGGAGCGGCTACGACCGGAACTTCCTGGTCAAGAACCTCGTCACCAACGGCACCGCGCCGCGCCTGACGCACCTGAACTACGCGTTCGGGTTCCTCGACGAGGGCGGCGCGTGCGTCAGCTCCGACCCGTGGGCCGACTACCAGCGGCCGTTCACCGCCGAGCAGTCGGTCAGCGGCAAGGCCGACGAGGCGGGCCAGGCGCTGTCCGGCAACCTCAACCAGCTCAAGCAGCTCAAGGCCAAGTACCCCAAGCTGCGGATCAACATCTCCCTCGGCGGCTGGACCGGCTCGAAGTACTTCTCCAACGCCGCCCTCACGCCCCGGTCGCGCGCCGCCCACGTGGCGTCCTGCGTGGACATGTGGCTCAAGGGCGACCTGCCCGGCCTCGCGCCCGGCGCGGCGGCCGGCGTGTTCGACGGCATCGACCTCGACTGGGAGTGGCCGGCCAGCGAGGCCGCGCCCGGCAACGTCGTGCGCCCCGAGGACAAGGAGAACTTCACCGCGCTGCTCGTCGAGTACCGCAAGCAGCTCGGCAAGCTCACCTGGCGGACCGGCAGGACCTACGACCTCACCGCGTTCCTGCCCGCCGACCCGCGCCAGGTCGACCGGGGCTTCGAGGTCTCCCGCGTGTTCGGCCTGCTGACCTTCGGCACGATCCAGGGCTACGACTACCACGGCGCCTGGGACCCGCAGACCAACCAGCAGTCGTCGATCCGCACGCCCGCGGGTGATCCCGCGCCGCTGCCGTTCAGCTCGCAGGTCGCGATCGACCACTACCTGAAGAACGGCGCGCCGAAGAACAAGGTCGTCATGGGCGTGCCCTTCTACAGCCGCGGCTGGACCGGCGTGACCAACGCGGACAACGGCCTGTTCCAGGACGCCACCGGCCCCGCGCCGGCGACGTACGAGGCGGGCTACGAGGACTACCGCGTCCTCAAGGCGCAGCTCCCGCGGTTCACGGTGCACCGCGACACCAGGGCCGGGCACGCCTGGCTGTTCGACGGCACCACTTTCTGGACCTGGGACGACCCCACCGAGATGAAGCGCAAGGGCCGCTACGTGGCGGACCGGCGGCTCGGCGGCGCGATGATCTGGTCGCTCGACGGCGACACCGCCGACGGCGAGCTGATCAAGGCGCTCACCAGCGGACTGTCCTGA